One window of Solwaraspora sp. WMMA2056 genomic DNA carries:
- a CDS encoding choice-of-anchor M domain-containing protein, whose protein sequence is MMNAPTRRLLAGAASSVIAAALAVAVPAAAQATVIELTSGHVDVLDIDHVAGGPIELTVGDDTGSTRVERDPSTVVFVVPSAAYTAVPSSSAWSFLGSGGYAYVLPQTNTAGLLWAGWDTTGVASGALQFNRVTVKLTDVQGPGGFSVFTASGGTPTVLFDSGNGLPDSLNVNRNTHAHVNWGFDAAGTYVATFEVSGVRTSSGQTVSATEEFTFEVG, encoded by the coding sequence ATGATGAACGCCCCTACCCGTCGCTTGCTGGCCGGTGCCGCGTCGAGCGTCATCGCTGCGGCGCTCGCGGTCGCCGTACCGGCCGCGGCGCAGGCCACGGTCATCGAGTTGACCAGCGGCCACGTCGACGTCCTGGACATCGACCACGTCGCCGGTGGGCCGATCGAGCTCACCGTCGGTGACGACACCGGCTCGACGCGCGTCGAGCGGGATCCGTCCACCGTCGTCTTCGTGGTGCCGTCCGCCGCGTACACGGCCGTGCCGTCCAGTTCGGCGTGGTCGTTCCTCGGCAGCGGTGGGTACGCCTACGTCCTGCCGCAGACCAACACCGCCGGTCTGCTCTGGGCCGGCTGGGACACCACCGGTGTCGCCAGTGGTGCCCTGCAGTTCAACCGGGTCACGGTCAAGTTGACCGACGTGCAGGGCCCCGGCGGCTTCAGTGTCTTCACCGCCTCCGGCGGCACGCCCACCGTGCTGTTCGACAGCGGCAACGGGCTGCCGGACAGCCTGAACGTCAACCGCAACACCCACGCCCACGTCAACTGGGGCTTCGACGCTGCCGGCACCTACGTGGCGACGTTCGAGGTCAGCGGCGTACGGACGTCGAGCGGCCAGACGGTGAGCGCCACCGAGGAGTTCACCTTCGAGGTCGGCTGA
- a CDS encoding anchored repeat ABC transporter, substrate-binding protein, giving the protein MLLAVGLTGCAAPPTLSATDDRLQVVTTTGILRDLVDNVGGDRVAVAALVPDGADPHSYEPSLRDVRNVVYADVAFSNYLLLEEHAIIKALDANLPDGVPNISLAEGAVKYAAEIIPLVEDVALDTIWLGMRVRGTGETYGADRASDVLLQSTTVTGPGTMAAYLTESFGNPAVYLDSADGFDAATGYRDDTATLPPDAHTHMSWAFTEPGVYRLTMSARLAVTPDSRPVALGEQTFTFAVGVDPHSVPGMAGVDVLRGGHADITVDLDAAARGEPSLYLFADPHGAGEAHQHVHDPADTVIEVPNKALAQVPAGRDFRFLGRPGTEIFQLPQAVLGKHVHGEIDPHLWQNVRNVIAYTELIRDTLIDVDPAGAAEYRQHATAYITELSALDDHVRQTIARIPPGRRHLITTHDAFGYLGAAYDVQISGFVTPHPAAEPSLADRRRLTETIRNLRVPAVFLEPGLRSRSSTLTELADDLDVRVCEIYGDTFDDRVTSYVELMRFNAESLLDCLAP; this is encoded by the coding sequence ATCCTGCTGGCCGTCGGCCTGACCGGCTGCGCGGCACCGCCGACGCTGAGCGCCACCGACGACCGCCTCCAGGTCGTCACCACCACCGGCATCCTGCGGGACCTGGTCGACAACGTCGGCGGCGACCGGGTCGCGGTCGCCGCGCTCGTCCCCGACGGCGCCGACCCCCACTCGTACGAGCCGTCGCTGCGCGACGTGCGCAACGTCGTCTACGCCGACGTCGCCTTCAGCAACTATCTGCTGCTGGAGGAGCACGCCATCATCAAGGCACTCGACGCCAACCTGCCCGACGGCGTACCGAACATCTCCCTCGCCGAAGGGGCCGTCAAGTACGCCGCCGAGATCATCCCGCTGGTCGAGGACGTCGCGCTCGACACCATCTGGCTCGGCATGCGGGTACGGGGCACCGGCGAGACCTACGGCGCCGACCGGGCCTCCGACGTCCTGCTGCAGAGCACCACCGTGACCGGCCCCGGCACCATGGCCGCCTACCTCACCGAGTCGTTCGGCAACCCGGCCGTCTACCTCGACTCGGCCGACGGGTTCGACGCAGCCACCGGCTACCGGGACGACACCGCCACCCTGCCGCCGGACGCCCACACCCACATGAGCTGGGCGTTCACCGAGCCCGGCGTCTACCGGCTCACCATGTCGGCGCGGCTGGCGGTCACCCCCGACAGCCGCCCCGTCGCCCTCGGGGAGCAGACCTTCACCTTCGCCGTCGGCGTCGACCCGCACAGCGTGCCCGGGATGGCCGGCGTCGACGTGCTGCGCGGCGGACACGCCGACATCACCGTTGACCTCGACGCGGCGGCGCGCGGCGAGCCGTCGCTCTACCTGTTCGCCGACCCGCACGGCGCCGGCGAAGCCCACCAACACGTGCACGACCCGGCCGACACCGTCATCGAGGTGCCGAACAAGGCCCTCGCCCAGGTGCCGGCCGGCCGGGACTTCCGCTTCCTCGGCCGCCCCGGCACCGAGATCTTCCAACTGCCGCAGGCGGTGCTCGGCAAGCACGTGCACGGCGAGATCGACCCGCACCTGTGGCAGAACGTCCGCAACGTCATCGCGTACACCGAGCTGATCCGCGACACGCTGATCGACGTCGACCCGGCCGGGGCCGCTGAATACCGCCAGCACGCCACCGCCTACATCACCGAACTGTCGGCGCTCGACGACCACGTCCGCCAGACCATCGCCCGGATCCCACCCGGCCGGCGGCACCTGATCACCACCCACGACGCGTTCGGTTACCTCGGGGCCGCGTACGACGTGCAGATCTCCGGCTTCGTCACCCCGCACCCGGCGGCCGAGCCGAGCCTGGCCGACCGGCGTCGGCTCACCGAGACGATCCGCAACCTGCGGGTGCCGGCGGTGTTCCTGGAACCCGGCCTGCGGTCGCGGTCGTCGACGTTGACCGAACTCGCCGACGACCTCGACGTACGGGTCTGCGAGATCTACGGCGACACGTTCGACGACCGGGTGACCAGCTACGTCGAGCTGATGCGGTTCAACGCCGAGTCGCTGCTCGACTGCCTGGCACCTTGA
- a CDS encoding choice-of-anchor M domain-containing protein, with protein sequence MTLAAAQPASPAAAQPGSPDPALDQSIAPDLPVADGPAVLDAGHVDLGPRYVDDEWTLLIHDDAAQPVWRDPDRTVLRVTDAALRAVPDDPVYGFLGVPAGTDVHVVPQVQHPDVVWVGWNTQDPRVMQTIDRGVTLELADVDGPGEVVMYLQDGTFSEPQVLWRSAEPPGQPMWVEVNTHTHANWVFTAPGVYLVAVRVSADLVGGEQVSATRHLRFAVGDATSPDDALAAQPGEVAAAPPPAGTDDAAPADDTAGGGPWLVVGLVVVAVGLAGALVVVVLRGRAVRRRVEQERTQS encoded by the coding sequence ATGACGCTGGCCGCCGCCCAGCCGGCATCGCCCGCCGCCGCCCAGCCCGGGTCGCCCGACCCGGCGTTGGACCAGTCGATCGCGCCGGACCTGCCGGTCGCCGACGGACCGGCGGTGCTCGACGCCGGTCACGTCGACCTGGGGCCGCGCTACGTCGACGACGAGTGGACCCTGCTGATCCACGACGACGCCGCGCAGCCGGTGTGGCGGGACCCGGACCGGACCGTGCTGCGGGTCACCGACGCCGCGCTGCGGGCCGTCCCGGACGATCCGGTGTACGGCTTCCTCGGCGTACCGGCCGGCACCGACGTGCACGTGGTGCCGCAGGTGCAGCACCCCGACGTGGTCTGGGTCGGCTGGAACACCCAGGACCCCCGGGTGATGCAGACCATCGACCGGGGCGTGACCCTGGAGCTGGCCGACGTGGACGGTCCCGGCGAGGTCGTCATGTACCTGCAGGACGGCACGTTCAGCGAACCGCAGGTGCTGTGGCGTTCCGCCGAGCCGCCCGGCCAGCCGATGTGGGTCGAGGTCAACACCCACACCCACGCCAACTGGGTGTTCACCGCCCCCGGCGTGTACCTGGTCGCCGTGCGGGTCAGCGCCGACCTGGTCGGTGGCGAGCAGGTCTCGGCGACCCGGCACCTGCGGTTCGCCGTCGGCGACGCCACCAGCCCCGACGACGCGCTCGCCGCGCAACCCGGCGAGGTGGCGGCCGCGCCGCCGCCGGCCGGTACGGACGACGCCGCGCCGGCCGACGACACCGCCGGTGGCGGGCCGTGGCTGGTCGTCGGCCTCGTCGTGGTCGCCGTCGGGTTGGCCGGCGCGCTGGTCGTCGTGGTGCTGCGCGGGCGGGCGGTACGCCGCCGGGTCGAACAGGAGCGTACGCAGTCGTGA
- a CDS encoding anchored repeat-type ABC transporter ATP-binding subunit, producing MTALAVHDLDVDLGGRPVLRGVGLHVDPGELVGLVGPNGAGKTTLLRAVLGLIRIRSGQVLVDGVPSRPGRCAIGYVPQRHEFAWEFPISVQEAVLSGRTGRIGLLRRPGAADWRATAEAIDRVRLGDLRRRPVAELSGGQRQRVLVARALALQPALLLLDEPFTGLDMPTQELLGELFTGLAAEGTPLLMTTHDLIGAMDACSRLVLLNRRVIAEGKPTELCDPQLWMRTFGVSERSPLLRLVGAGEGEG from the coding sequence GTGACCGCGCTCGCCGTACACGATCTCGACGTCGACCTCGGCGGCCGCCCGGTGCTGCGCGGCGTCGGACTGCACGTCGACCCGGGGGAGCTGGTCGGGCTGGTCGGGCCGAACGGGGCCGGCAAGACCACCCTGCTGCGCGCGGTGCTCGGGCTGATCCGAATTCGGTCCGGGCAGGTGCTGGTCGACGGGGTGCCGAGCCGGCCGGGGCGGTGTGCGATCGGGTACGTGCCGCAGCGGCACGAGTTCGCCTGGGAGTTCCCGATCTCGGTGCAGGAGGCGGTGCTCAGCGGCCGTACCGGTCGGATCGGCCTGCTGCGGCGACCGGGGGCGGCCGACTGGCGGGCCACCGCCGAGGCGATCGACCGGGTACGCCTGGGTGACCTGCGTCGCCGGCCGGTCGCCGAACTGTCCGGCGGCCAGCGCCAGCGGGTGCTGGTGGCCCGCGCGTTGGCGCTGCAGCCGGCGTTGCTGCTGCTCGACGAGCCGTTCACCGGGCTGGACATGCCGACCCAGGAGCTGCTCGGTGAGCTGTTCACCGGGCTGGCGGCCGAGGGCACGCCGTTGTTGATGACCACCCACGACCTGATCGGCGCGATGGACGCCTGCTCCCGGCTGGTGCTGCTCAACCGGCGGGTGATCGCCGAGGGCAAACCGACCGAGCTGTGCGACCCGCAGCTGTGGATGCGGACGTTCGGGGTCAGTGAACGGTCACCGTTGCTGCGTCTGGTCGGCGCGGGGGAGGGCGAGGGCTGA
- a CDS encoding anchored repeat-type ABC transporter permease subunit, with translation MPITEFIADLFNPDLAFLPKALLIAVMSSVVCGVVGCYVVLRGMAFIGDAVAHAVFPGLAVAFVLQGSLVLGGAVAGIVTALLIAVFAQRRRLKEDSLIGVFFVAAFALGIVIISQAPGYAGSLQQFLFGSITGIPDRDLYTVGFTGLAILAVLFLLHKELVAVSLDRESARSVGLPVFWLDIVLYVLVTLAVVISLQTIGNILVLALLITPAAAARLLTDRLGVMMLLAPVIGGGSALVGLYLSWSYDLPVGGTVVLVATAVFLLAWVFAPRHGLLARRRREPDEAPDREPGTGQESQVTPASAVVAERPIG, from the coding sequence ATGCCGATCACCGAGTTCATCGCTGACCTGTTCAACCCGGATCTGGCGTTCCTGCCGAAGGCGCTGCTGATCGCGGTCATGTCCAGCGTGGTCTGTGGCGTGGTCGGCTGCTACGTGGTGCTGCGCGGGATGGCGTTCATCGGCGACGCCGTGGCGCACGCGGTCTTCCCCGGGCTGGCGGTCGCCTTCGTACTGCAGGGCAGCCTGGTGCTCGGCGGCGCGGTCGCCGGGATCGTGACCGCGTTGCTGATCGCGGTCTTCGCCCAGCGGCGCCGGCTGAAGGAGGACTCCCTGATCGGGGTGTTCTTCGTGGCCGCCTTCGCCCTGGGCATCGTGATCATCTCGCAGGCACCGGGGTACGCCGGTTCGCTGCAGCAGTTCCTGTTCGGTTCGATCACCGGCATCCCGGACCGGGACCTCTACACGGTCGGCTTCACCGGTCTGGCGATTCTCGCGGTGCTGTTCCTGCTGCACAAGGAGCTGGTCGCGGTCAGTCTCGACCGGGAGTCGGCCCGGTCGGTCGGGTTGCCGGTGTTCTGGTTGGACATCGTGCTGTACGTGCTGGTCACCCTGGCCGTGGTGATCTCGTTGCAGACGATCGGCAACATCCTGGTCCTGGCACTGCTGATCACCCCGGCGGCGGCGGCCCGGCTGCTCACGGACCGGCTCGGCGTGATGATGCTGCTCGCCCCGGTGATCGGCGGCGGCTCGGCGCTGGTGGGGCTGTACCTGTCCTGGAGCTACGACCTGCCGGTCGGCGGCACGGTCGTGTTGGTCGCGACGGCTGTCTTCCTGCTCGCCTGGGTCTTCGCCCCCCGCCACGGACTGCTCGCCCGCCGTCGCCGGGAACCGGACGAGGCGCCGGACCGGGAGCCGGGCACAGGGCAGGAGTCCCAGGTCACACCGGCGTCGGCAGTGGTGGCCGAACGGCCGATAGGTTAA
- a CDS encoding choice-of-anchor M domain-containing protein — translation MSSTGARRFAALAAAAVIAGGVLLAPTAAAAADKVVLAKGHTDAVDIHYHDGELSLEVHDDTVSPSVSHDPADVIFQVLPEAAMAVPDDPRFAFLGPAGSQIWLLPLTQDPNLLWPGWNTTTLGAGTFAGDQVQLSLVDVAGPGNVSVFTQDSFGSPLMKFRSDDGLPDTITVPIRTHAHANWAFSAEGDYTLTFQADATLTDGTTVSTGPVDYSFVVGELGGTGPDTVLSIAGMADEYQPGDTVTLQAVQTPQTALDHYHWFSRCPGSDDFAIIAGEAGASYSFTATRELNACEYQVKLYDDNHSVVATSAEVWLWVAFTSTDPSASQTITASIDPTQGALVISVDPDDRSVVLPPAQLTSSGDSWESTGTLRPVTVTDTRAGTPGWSASGQLPETFTGPDGATFSSGYLGWTPQVASQSTGQGVVAGPVVEPYVVGVGGGLGSSAVLGSAPTGAGRGTATLGAGLQLRLPTETAPGTYTATLTLTAI, via the coding sequence ATGAGTTCGACAGGTGCCCGCAGGTTCGCGGCCCTGGCCGCAGCGGCGGTGATCGCCGGCGGCGTGCTGCTGGCGCCGACCGCCGCGGCCGCCGCCGACAAGGTGGTGCTCGCCAAGGGCCACACCGACGCGGTCGACATCCACTACCACGACGGCGAACTGTCCCTGGAGGTCCACGACGACACGGTCAGCCCGTCGGTCAGCCACGACCCGGCCGACGTGATCTTCCAGGTGCTGCCCGAAGCCGCGATGGCGGTGCCGGACGACCCCCGCTTCGCCTTCCTCGGCCCGGCCGGCTCGCAGATCTGGCTGCTGCCGCTCACCCAGGACCCAAACCTGCTCTGGCCCGGCTGGAACACCACGACCCTCGGTGCCGGTACCTTCGCCGGTGACCAGGTCCAGTTGAGCCTCGTCGACGTCGCCGGCCCCGGCAACGTCTCGGTGTTCACTCAGGACAGCTTCGGCAGCCCGCTGATGAAGTTCCGCAGCGACGACGGCCTGCCGGACACGATCACCGTACCGATCCGCACCCACGCCCACGCCAACTGGGCGTTCAGCGCCGAGGGCGACTACACACTCACCTTCCAGGCCGACGCGACCCTGACCGACGGCACCACCGTCAGCACCGGCCCGGTCGACTACTCGTTCGTCGTCGGCGAGCTCGGCGGCACCGGCCCGGACACCGTACTGAGCATCGCCGGCATGGCCGACGAGTACCAGCCCGGCGACACCGTCACCCTGCAGGCGGTGCAGACCCCGCAGACCGCGCTGGACCACTACCACTGGTTCAGCCGCTGCCCCGGATCCGACGACTTCGCCATCATTGCAGGCGAGGCCGGCGCGTCCTACAGCTTCACCGCCACCCGTGAGCTCAACGCCTGCGAATACCAGGTGAAGCTCTACGACGACAACCACAGCGTGGTCGCGACCAGCGCGGAGGTCTGGCTCTGGGTGGCCTTCACCTCGACCGACCCGAGCGCCTCGCAGACCATCACCGCGTCCATCGACCCCACCCAGGGCGCGCTGGTCATCAGCGTCGACCCGGACGACCGCAGCGTCGTCCTGCCACCGGCGCAGCTGACCAGCAGCGGTGACAGCTGGGAGAGCACCGGGACGCTGCGTCCGGTGACCGTCACGGACACCCGGGCCGGCACCCCCGGCTGGAGCGCCTCCGGCCAGCTGCCGGAGACCTTCACCGGACCCGACGGTGCCACCTTCAGCTCCGGCTACCTCGGCTGGACTCCGCAGGTGGCCAGCCAGTCCACCGGTCAGGGCGTGGTGGCCGGACCGGTCGTCGAGCCGTACGTCGTCGGCGTCGGCGGTGGGCTCGGCAGCAGCGCCGTGCTCGGCTCGGCGCCGACCGGCGCCGGCCGGGGCACCGCGACCCTGGGTGCCGGTCTGCAGCTGCGGCTGCCGACCGAGACCGCACCCGGCACCTACACCGCGACCCTCACCCTCACCGCGATCTGA